A genomic segment from Syntrophotalea acetylenivorans encodes:
- a CDS encoding DUF2325 domain-containing protein — translation MSILIVGADRIGALVPRLEELGASRITHWPARNRKVAKNTIPVHVDAVLFFTDFLHHTAARKLKSQAKKLGLPCLHCRRCWSEMSEQLDRLAQ, via the coding sequence ATGTCCATTCTCATCGTAGGAGCTGACCGTATCGGCGCTCTGGTCCCTCGTCTCGAAGAATTGGGAGCATCCCGGATTACGCACTGGCCCGCACGAAATCGTAAGGTTGCAAAAAACACCATTCCAGTCCATGTTGATGCGGTACTGTTTTTCACCGATTTTTTACATCATACGGCCGCTCGTAAACTTAAATCGCAAGCCAAGAAGCTGGGGCTGCCTTGCCTCCATTGCCGGCGTTGCTGGAGTGAAATGAGTGAACAGTTGGATCGGTTGGCTCAGTAA
- a CDS encoding DUF3793 family protein — MLSPMTHAAKQCTQTRRKSRARWLDFSWKFPDERDCLASFLALEAAEVLAGVKPANLVQLRNRRQPCGRNLHQLWKLYSNTLLAGSALKALSLRQKETGDLMLFYTPELLQSHLQHPKTAKFLKQLGYLTPENLQQTLAELQKRFQTEVDMPHEIGLFLGYPLKDVAGFMGCSDKPCTGCRQWRIYGDPAPSLALSDRYAACRRGMASQLRDAGNPIALLQTTSWTQ, encoded by the coding sequence ATGCTATCGCCAATGACCCACGCCGCAAAACAATGCACCCAAACCCGCAGAAAATCCAGGGCCAGGTGGCTGGACTTTAGCTGGAAGTTCCCGGACGAGAGGGACTGCCTGGCGTCATTTCTAGCCCTGGAAGCCGCCGAGGTCCTGGCCGGCGTCAAACCAGCCAACCTGGTTCAACTGCGCAACCGTCGCCAACCTTGTGGGCGCAACCTTCACCAGCTATGGAAATTGTACAGCAACACCCTGTTGGCTGGCAGCGCTCTCAAAGCCCTTTCCTTGCGACAAAAAGAGACCGGCGACTTGATGTTGTTCTACACTCCGGAACTACTACAGTCTCATTTGCAACACCCTAAAACGGCAAAGTTTCTCAAGCAACTGGGCTATCTTACCCCGGAAAATCTGCAGCAGACCCTGGCAGAACTGCAGAAGCGCTTTCAGACCGAAGTTGATATGCCCCATGAAATAGGTCTTTTCCTCGGCTATCCCCTCAAGGACGTTGCCGGTTTCATGGGCTGCAGCGATAAACCCTGCACCGGCTGCCGCCAGTGGCGTATTTATGGTGACCCCGCTCCAAGTCTGGCTCTGAGCGATCGCTATGCTGCTTGCAGGCGAGGCATGGCAAGCCAGCTCAGGGATGCAGGGAATCCTATCGCTCTGCTGCAAACGACTTCGTGGACTCAATAA
- the dmeF gene encoding CDF family Co(II)/Ni(II) efflux transporter DmeF, which yields MHIHKIQQWQHRHNFFVHREQNEKNTQKVMGLTVITMAVEIFAGLAFGSMALLADGWHMGTHVAAFMITLFAYRYTRKNADSPDFSFGPGKINVLGGFASAVALGVVALVMAVESIGRFFSPVEIQYGQSVLVAGIGLLVNIACAFLLHDSHGHHHQHGHTYCEDNDHHHEDHNLKAAYFHVLADALTSVLAIVALLFGRTFGWWALDPLMGIVGALVITRWAWGLLKESGAILLDASVDGGVRDKIQSAIEEDGDNRVADLHIWKVGPHHLAAIITLVTHYPQPVESYKQLLAKFHHLKHITIEVVQCEGKPCIALEQKT from the coding sequence ATGCATATTCATAAAATCCAGCAATGGCAACATCGGCACAACTTCTTTGTGCACCGTGAACAAAATGAGAAGAACACCCAAAAGGTAATGGGCCTTACGGTTATTACCATGGCCGTCGAGATCTTTGCCGGGCTTGCGTTCGGTTCAATGGCACTACTGGCTGACGGCTGGCACATGGGGACACATGTTGCGGCTTTCATGATCACTCTATTTGCCTATCGATACACTCGAAAGAACGCTGATAGTCCTGATTTTTCCTTCGGGCCCGGAAAAATCAATGTCCTTGGCGGCTTTGCAAGTGCTGTCGCATTGGGAGTAGTAGCCTTAGTCATGGCTGTCGAATCTATAGGCCGTTTCTTTTCTCCGGTAGAGATCCAATATGGACAATCCGTTTTGGTGGCCGGGATCGGCCTTTTGGTTAACATTGCCTGTGCTTTTTTGCTGCACGACAGTCATGGGCACCATCATCAGCACGGGCATACTTACTGCGAAGACAACGACCATCATCATGAAGACCACAACCTAAAGGCTGCTTACTTTCATGTCTTAGCCGATGCCTTGACCTCGGTCTTGGCCATCGTTGCATTATTGTTTGGCAGAACCTTCGGTTGGTGGGCCCTTGATCCGCTGATGGGGATCGTTGGGGCACTGGTGATCACCCGCTGGGCCTGGGGACTACTCAAAGAGAGCGGTGCGATATTGCTCGACGCTAGTGTCGATGGTGGGGTGCGGGATAAAATTCAAAGTGCGATTGAAGAGGATGGCGACAATCGGGTCGCGGATCTGCATATCTGGAAAGTCGGACCTCACCATCTGGCAGCTATCATCACCCTGGTGACCCACTATCCTCAACCTGTGGAAAGCTACAAGCAACTGTTGGCCAAATTCCACCACCTCAAACACATCACCATTGAGGTAGTGCAATGCGAGGGCAAACCGTGTATTGCACTAGAGCAGAAAACTTGA
- a CDS encoding LbtU family siderophore porin yields the protein MLIHLTRTLKLIALVAVLALTAGPALAASQSEIEDLKQRIEALEAEKVLADSAEKKDSLSLSGLAEKVSLSGLIEVEAGYFNTDPEAGSSEDESDLTLATVELGIDADFVKHVSGHLLLLWEEDEESDHLIVDEGYIRLDGEDVLPLYLQAGKMYVPFGNFDSMFISDPLTLELGETRESAAVVGYANDMFDLSFGAFNGDIDETGKDDHINSFVASAVYTLPENAVAGLALTGGVSWISNIADSDVLGEEVVGSELDDKVNGIAAFVTATLNERWTLIAEYLGALDKFEAGELTFDGGDEFEPKTWNVELGYAVTEALEVAVRYEGGDDLGDLLPDSQYGIAASYGLFESTTLAVEYLHGEFENDDEQDVVTAQLAFEF from the coding sequence TACGGCCGGGCCGGCCCTGGCCGCTTCCCAGAGCGAAATTGAAGACTTGAAGCAACGCATTGAAGCCTTGGAGGCCGAGAAAGTCCTTGCCGACAGCGCTGAGAAAAAGGACTCTCTATCCCTGTCCGGACTAGCGGAAAAAGTCTCTCTCAGTGGCTTGATCGAAGTGGAAGCCGGTTACTTTAACACCGATCCGGAAGCAGGCAGCAGCGAAGACGAGAGCGACCTGACGCTGGCCACGGTAGAACTCGGCATCGACGCCGACTTTGTCAAGCACGTCTCCGGCCACCTACTGCTGCTGTGGGAAGAAGACGAAGAGAGCGACCACCTGATTGTCGACGAAGGGTATATCCGCCTCGACGGCGAAGATGTCCTGCCCCTCTACCTGCAGGCAGGTAAGATGTACGTACCTTTCGGCAACTTCGACAGCATGTTCATCAGCGATCCACTGACCCTGGAACTGGGCGAAACCCGGGAATCAGCCGCCGTCGTCGGCTATGCCAACGACATGTTCGATCTTTCCTTCGGCGCGTTCAACGGCGACATCGATGAAACCGGGAAAGACGATCACATCAACAGCTTTGTCGCCAGCGCCGTCTACACCTTGCCCGAAAACGCCGTTGCCGGCCTGGCCCTGACCGGCGGGGTTTCCTGGATCTCCAACATCGCCGACAGCGACGTGCTGGGAGAAGAAGTAGTTGGCTCCGAACTCGACGACAAGGTCAACGGCATAGCCGCCTTCGTTACGGCCACCCTCAACGAACGGTGGACTCTGATCGCAGAATACCTCGGCGCCTTGGACAAATTCGAAGCCGGCGAGCTTACCTTTGACGGTGGCGATGAATTCGAGCCGAAAACCTGGAACGTAGAACTCGGCTATGCCGTCACCGAAGCATTGGAAGTGGCTGTCCGCTATGAAGGCGGAGACGACCTAGGTGATTTGCTTCCAGATAGTCAGTACGGTATCGCCGCCAGTTACGGCCTGTTCGAGAGCACTACCCTAGCCGTGGAATACTTGCACGGCGAATTTGAAAACGACGACGAGCAGGACGTGGTAACAGCACAGCTTGCCTTTGAATTCTAA